The Diadema setosum chromosome 4, eeDiaSeto1, whole genome shotgun sequence genome window below encodes:
- the LOC140227943 gene encoding group 3 secretory phospholipase A2-like, with product MVDTEKEILLNPDFVNLLLIQRFEDSPQGKFGGKIVIEKAGSRRQDIVVLGSKIARELTWERPDDADAVRFKRLVDIDLLLEDCKRLRKLTDGHISITSSQWNDSTAIGHHRRARRSLMFPGTQWCGPGSTAKYRFSLGKHVQTDMCCRAHDYCPPEMQILGFETKYHYTNKQLFTLSHCACDKRFHKCLRQVRNSVSYQVGNAFFNVFGTQCFVVRKRRQCVEKGWWAWEGCKKYEKLPTAVLRDPRPFPKLTPRNRTRSGNHRRRNKVKQLD from the exons ATGGTGGATACGGAGAAGGAAATCCTATTGAATCCAGACTTCGTAAATCTTTTACTCATTCAGAGATTTGAAG ACAGCCCGCAAGGAAAGTTTGGCGGGAAGATTGTGATCGAGAAAGCGGGAAGCAGACGACAAGATATCGTCGTTCTTGGATCGAAGATCGCAAGAGAACTCACATGGGAAAGGCCAGATGACGCTGATGCTGTTCGTTTTAAACG CCTTGTGGATATCGACCTCCTCCTCGAAGACTGCAAGCGTTTACGGAAATTGACCGACGGCCACATCTCGATCACCTCTTCGCAATGGAATGACTCGACTGCGATCGGACATCATCGTCGAGCGCGGCGGAGCCTGATGTTCCCGGGGACGCAGTGGTGTGGACCAGGCAGCACGGCCAAATACCGATTCTCCCTCGGCAAGCACGTTCAAACCGACATGTGTTGTCGAGCTCACGACTACTGCCCACCAGAAATGCAGATTTTGGGATTCGAGACGAAGTACCACTACACCAACAAACAGCTCTTTACTCTCAGCCACTGCGCCTGTGACAAAAG ATTTCACAAGTGTCTGCGCCAAGTCCGTAACTCCGTCTCATACCAAGTGGGCAACGCCTTCTTCAACGTGTTCGGCACACAGTGCTTCGTCGTGAGGAAACGGCGCCAGTGCGTCGAGAAGGGATGGTGGGCGTGGGAGGGGTGCAAGAAGTACGAAAAACTGCCGACGGCCGTGCTCCGAGACCCGAGGCCCTTTCCGAAGTTGACGCCGAGAAACCGAACGCGATCGGGAAATCATCGGAGGCGGAATAAGGTTAAACAGCTGGACTAG